A portion of the Geminocystis sp. M7585_C2015_104 genome contains these proteins:
- a CDS encoding branched-chain amino acid ABC transporter permease: MVEYLVFLTISASIYALFALGLNLQWGFTGLINFGHVAFLTLGAYFTVLLEMRLGVPMFISMLIAVLACCLFGLIIGFSSIKLREDYLAIVTIGAGELVRLIVQNEEQLTNGTFGLQGYNLPLGNFQPNFFGKLVMIATLTFLAIFALWQLFKNLKLRLKLAQEIQGKSFQPPSRFSTYFWGAVAVIFILVCYVNGVIALYNYTYKAGLMLLTLIALAVVYWGLETLVHSPWGRVLKAIREDEEVAISLGKNVFWYKLQAFMLGGGIAGVAGAFYSWQLTTIYPSSFEPLMTFNAWIIVVLGGAGNNAGVLLGAIIFWAYDSLTRFLFGSLPFFTSAQVASFRVMVIGLILILLMLWRPQGILGKKGELSLNI, translated from the coding sequence GTGGTTGAATATTTAGTTTTCCTGACAATTTCTGCTAGCATTTATGCCCTTTTTGCCTTGGGTTTGAATTTGCAGTGGGGGTTTACAGGGCTAATAAACTTCGGCCATGTGGCTTTTTTGACCCTTGGCGCCTATTTTACTGTCTTGTTGGAGATGCGTCTTGGAGTACCAATGTTTATATCCATGTTGATAGCGGTTTTAGCCTGTTGTTTGTTTGGTTTAATTATTGGTTTTAGTAGTATAAAACTAAGAGAAGACTATTTAGCGATTGTTACCATTGGAGCCGGGGAGTTGGTGCGTCTAATAGTACAAAATGAGGAACAATTGACTAACGGCACTTTTGGTTTGCAGGGTTACAATTTGCCTTTGGGGAATTTTCAGCCGAATTTTTTTGGGAAACTTGTGATGATTGCCACTCTTACTTTCTTAGCAATTTTTGCCCTTTGGCAACTGTTTAAAAACCTCAAATTACGCCTAAAGCTGGCACAGGAAATTCAAGGGAAAAGTTTTCAACCTCCTAGTCGTTTTAGCACTTATTTTTGGGGTGCCGTTGCCGTTATTTTTATCTTAGTTTGTTATGTTAATGGAGTAATTGCCCTTTATAACTACACTTATAAAGCCGGCCTGATGTTATTAACCTTAATTGCCTTGGCGGTGGTTTACTGGGGGTTAGAAACTCTGGTACATTCGCCGTGGGGTAGGGTGTTAAAAGCCATTAGGGAGGATGAGGAGGTGGCTATATCTCTTGGCAAAAATGTCTTCTGGTATAAACTCCAAGCCTTTATGTTGGGGGGAGGCATTGCCGGGGTTGCTGGTGCTTTTTACAGTTGGCAGTTGACTACTATTTACCCTTCTAGCTTTGAGCCTCTGATGACTTTTAATGCCTGGATTATTGTAGTACTGGGTGGTGCTGGTAATAATGCTGGTGTTTTGTTAGGGGCTATTATTTTTTGGGCTTATGATTCTCTTACCCGCTTTCTCTTCGGCAGTCTACCTTTTTTCACCTCCGCCCAGGTTGCCTCCTTCCGAGTAATGGTTATTGGCCTAATCCTAATACTACTAATGCTTTGGCGTCCTCAGGGCATTCTGGGCAAAAAGGGCGAACTTTCTCTCAACATCTAG
- a CDS encoding DNA adenine methylase, with protein MITLFTTHRKPKPFVKWAGGKRQLVNALKKEIPKHFNRYIEPFVGGGALLFELMPQKAIINDINKELINAYLVIKENLGELLIELRNHKNEHIYYYKIRALRPEFLSEVKRASRFIYLNKTCFNGLYRENSKGEFNVPFGNYKNPKIVDKENLESISEYLNSADIEIYNTDYKEVCYRAGRGDFIYFDPPYHPISKTSSFTKYTKYDFSEKEQIELSEIFRELDNRGCYLMLSNSNTEFIKALYKNYRIKELEANRYISCKASGRKKSKIEILIKNF; from the coding sequence ATGATAACACTATTTACTACACACAGGAAACCAAAGCCCTTCGTAAAATGGGCAGGAGGAAAAAGACAGCTTGTAAACGCCTTAAAAAAGGAGATACCAAAACATTTTAATAGATACATAGAACCATTTGTGGGTGGTGGGGCCTTATTGTTTGAACTTATGCCCCAAAAGGCTATAATAAATGACATTAACAAAGAGCTCATAAACGCCTATTTAGTTATAAAAGAAAATTTAGGAGAACTTTTGATAGAGCTAAGAAATCACAAAAATGAGCACATTTACTATTATAAAATAAGGGCGTTAAGACCAGAATTTTTATCAGAAGTGAAGCGAGCGAGCCGTTTTATTTATCTTAACAAGACCTGTTTTAATGGATTGTACAGAGAAAATTCAAAAGGGGAGTTTAATGTACCTTTTGGTAATTATAAAAATCCCAAAATTGTAGACAAGGAAAATTTGGAATCAATTTCAGAATACCTAAACAGCGCAGATATAGAGATTTATAATACCGACTACAAAGAGGTTTGTTATAGGGCAGGAAGAGGAGATTTTATTTATTTTGACCCCCCCTACCACCCTATAAGTAAGACATCTTCTTTTACAAAGTATACAAAATACGATTTTTCAGAAAAGGAACAAATAGAGCTTTCCGAAATTTTCAGGGAACTTGACAATAGGGGCTGTTATTTAATGCTGTCTAACTCAAACACGGAATTTATAAAAGCCTTGTATAAAAATTACAGAATAAAAGAGTTGGAAGCGAATAGGTATATAAGCTGTAAGGCGAGCGGTAGGAAAAAATCAAAAATAGAAATACTGATTAAAAATTTTTAA
- a CDS encoding glycosyltransferase: MRDCLVSVVMPVYNGEKYLEEAVESILAQSLPDFELIIINDGSTDKSLEILESLYKKDSRIKLLNNVRNRGIVDCLNKGIKQARGKYIARMDADDIAIKERLERQLKFLENNPEYVAVGCRVLAIDAEGLPIKPFGDCFTHEEIDKGNLRGVGSMIIHPAAVIRRESLEKVGGYRHYSHAEDLDLFLRLAEIGKLANLPEILLKYRLHVDSIGGKYRHIQLGGCRKAVLDACRRRGITVAGDFGVTIPQKPVSRGEIYRKWGWWSLQGGNIKTCRKYALKALIENPLHLDNWRLFWCCLRGY; the protein is encoded by the coding sequence ATGAGAGACTGTCTAGTTTCCGTAGTGATGCCCGTTTACAATGGGGAAAAATATCTAGAGGAGGCAGTGGAGAGTATTCTCGCACAGAGTCTCCCCGATTTTGAGCTTATTATAATCAATGACGGGTCCACTGACAAGTCCTTGGAAATCCTAGAGAGCCTCTACAAGAAAGACTCTAGAATAAAACTGTTGAATAATGTTAGAAATAGGGGGATAGTAGACTGTCTCAATAAGGGGATTAAACAAGCCCGTGGTAAATACATTGCCAGAATGGATGCCGATGATATTGCTATAAAAGAGAGACTGGAAAGGCAACTAAAGTTTTTAGAAAACAATCCTGAATACGTTGCGGTGGGTTGTAGAGTGTTAGCAATTGATGCAGAGGGTTTGCCCATAAAGCCTTTTGGAGACTGTTTTACCCATGAGGAGATAGATAAGGGGAATTTGCGGGGGGTAGGCAGTATGATAATTCACCCCGCGGCTGTTATAAGGAGAGAGAGTTTGGAAAAAGTTGGTGGTTATCGCCACTACTCCCATGCCGAGGATTTGGATTTGTTTTTAAGACTGGCAGAAATTGGCAAACTGGCAAACCTTCCTGAGATACTGTTGAAATATCGCCTCCATGTGGACAGCATTGGCGGTAAATACCGTCATATCCAACTGGGGGGTTGTAGGAAGGCGGTATTGGATGCTTGTAGGAGAAGAGGTATAACTGTTGCTGGGGATTTTGGCGTCACAATCCCCCAAAAGCCGGTGAGTAGGGGGGAGATTTACCGTAAGTGGGGTTGGTGGAGTTTACAAGGGGGCAATATTAAGACATGTAGAAAATATGCCTTAAAAGCCTTGATTGAAAATCCCTTGCATTTGGACAACTGGCGACTGTTTTGGTGTTGTCTAAGGGGCTACTGA
- a CDS encoding translation initiation factor IF-3: MTYSNKRTNQKDLPKINENIRYPRVRLIDTNGEQLGIFDIEEANRLAEERELDLVLVSENADPPVCKIMDYGKYKFEQEKKARAIRKKQHTAEIKEVKMSYKIDEHDYQVRLNQARRFLGAGDKVKATINFRGREAQHTHLGEELLERLAKDLADVAEVQQKPKKEGKNIIMLLSPKKS; the protein is encoded by the coding sequence GTGACTTATAGCAACAAACGAACCAACCAAAAGGATTTGCCCAAAATAAACGAAAATATCCGCTACCCCAGAGTTCGACTAATTGACACCAATGGCGAGCAGTTGGGGATCTTTGACATTGAAGAGGCTAATCGTCTAGCGGAAGAAAGAGAATTGGACTTGGTACTGGTGAGCGAAAATGCCGATCCTCCTGTTTGTAAGATCATGGATTATGGGAAATACAAGTTCGAACAGGAGAAAAAGGCAAGGGCAATCCGCAAAAAACAACATACCGCCGAGATTAAAGAAGTTAAAATGAGTTACAAAATTGACGAACATGACTATCAGGTGCGTTTAAACCAAGCAAGACGCTTTTTGGGCGCAGGAGACAAGGTCAAAGCTACCATCAACTTCCGCGGCAGGGAGGCACAACACACACATCTGGGAGAGGAATTGTTAGAAAGGCTGGCAAAAGACTTGGCAGATGTGGCAGAGGTGCAACAAAAACCTAAAAAAGAAGGCAAAAATATCATTATGTTGTTATCTCCCAAAAAGTCCTAA
- a CDS encoding branched-chain amino acid ABC transporter permease gives MDAIFVQTFFNGIAVGSVIALAAVGLTLTLGILRLSNFAHGDFLTLGAYLTWWLNSQGISFWPSLLLAMVATTFFMLVAEQLLWGPMRRKRATSTSLIILSIGLALFVRNGILFIWGGSSQNYRLPLVEALDIGGIRIAYYWVVVFVVAIVAIVSLHLLLQKTKIGKGMRAVADNIDLARVSGIDVEQIILFTWVVTGVLTALAGGLYGLITAVRPNMGWFLLLPIFASVIMGGIGNPYGAIAGGLIIGVAQEMSVFLVGPDYKLGIALLIMILILLVRPRGIF, from the coding sequence ATGGATGCAATCTTTGTTCAGACATTTTTCAATGGGATAGCGGTGGGCAGTGTGATTGCCTTGGCGGCAGTGGGGTTGACGTTAACCCTGGGCATATTACGTCTTTCCAATTTTGCCCATGGAGATTTTCTAACCCTTGGGGCCTATTTGACGTGGTGGCTAAATTCTCAGGGCATCAGTTTTTGGCCGTCTTTGTTACTGGCGATGGTGGCTACTACCTTTTTCATGTTAGTGGCGGAACAGTTATTGTGGGGGCCGATGCGCCGAAAAAGGGCTACAAGTACCAGTCTTATCATCTTGTCTATTGGGTTGGCCTTATTTGTCCGTAATGGTATTCTCTTTATTTGGGGTGGGAGTAGTCAAAATTATAGACTGCCACTGGTGGAGGCTTTAGACATAGGCGGTATAAGGATTGCTTACTACTGGGTGGTAGTGTTTGTGGTGGCCATTGTGGCCATTGTTAGTTTACACCTGTTGTTGCAAAAAACTAAAATAGGCAAGGGGATGCGGGCAGTAGCGGACAATATAGACTTAGCCAGGGTATCAGGTATTGATGTGGAACAGATAATCTTATTCACCTGGGTTGTGACGGGTGTTTTGACGGCTTTAGCGGGGGGGCTATACGGTTTAATTACTGCCGTACGTCCTAATATGGGATGGTTTCTGCTGTTGCCCATTTTTGCTTCTGTTATAATGGGGGGCATTGGTAATCCTTATGGGGCTATTGCGGGGGGGTTGATTATTGGTGTTGCCCAGGAGATGAGTGTATTTTTGGTGGGGCCTGATTATAAACTGGGAATAGCCCTTTTAATTATGATCTTGATTTTACTGGTACGTCCTAGGGGGATTTTTTAG
- a CDS encoding glycosyltransferase family 2 protein: MTQPGRRIVLISPVRDEEKYLEKTIQSVVSQTITPVEWVIVDDGSTDRTPEILARAAAQYPWIHVVRKPDRGKRSVGPGVVEAFYYGYERLKTKDYDYIGKLDGDLEFKPQYFATLLSYFEKDPHLGAASGKPYLLEGGKLIKERMADDMVAGQINFYRRQCFEDIGGFVREVHWDGIAFHRARMKGWRTRSIDDPNLQFIHQRLMGSSEKGIITGRLRWGRGQYFMGTHPLYIFAIGFYRMWERPYIIGGILIVVGYFLAMLQRMPRYNDPEFRKSLHAWQMARLGLGKPLETIPPPGGAEN, translated from the coding sequence ATGACTCAACCAGGTAGGAGAATTGTTTTAATATCCCCTGTGCGTGACGAGGAGAAGTACCTAGAGAAGACTATCCAGTCAGTGGTCAGTCAGACCATTACTCCTGTAGAATGGGTTATTGTGGATGATGGTTCTACGGATCGCACCCCGGAGATTTTAGCACGGGCGGCAGCGCAATATCCGTGGATTCACGTAGTTAGAAAACCGGATAGAGGGAAACGTTCAGTGGGGCCGGGGGTGGTGGAGGCATTTTATTACGGGTATGAGAGGCTAAAAACGAAAGACTACGACTATATTGGGAAACTGGATGGAGATTTAGAGTTCAAGCCCCAGTATTTTGCTACTCTTCTGTCCTATTTTGAAAAAGATCCCCACCTAGGTGCGGCTAGTGGCAAACCTTACTTACTGGAGGGGGGAAAGCTAATTAAGGAGAGGATGGCTGACGACATGGTGGCAGGACAAATCAACTTTTATCGTCGACAGTGCTTTGAGGACATCGGCGGTTTTGTGAGGGAGGTGCATTGGGATGGCATTGCCTTTCACCGCGCTAGGATGAAGGGGTGGCGCACTCGTAGTATTGATGATCCCAATCTTCAATTCATTCACCAACGGCTGATGGGTTCTTCCGAGAAGGGTATTATTACAGGTAGATTACGTTGGGGCCGGGGTCAGTATTTCATGGGTACTCATCCCCTTTACATCTTTGCTATTGGTTTTTATCGCATGTGGGAGAGGCCTTATATCATTGGTGGAATTCTTATTGTGGTTGGTTATTTTCTTGCCATGTTACAAAGAATGCCCCGTTATAACGATCCAGAGTTTCGTAAGTCTCTTCACGCCTGGCAGATGGCCAGACTAGGACTTGGCAAACCCTTGGAGACTATTCCTCCTCCCGGTGGTGCTGAGAATTAG